One part of the Carassius auratus strain Wakin unplaced genomic scaffold, ASM336829v1 scaf_tig00049036, whole genome shotgun sequence genome encodes these proteins:
- the LOC113089265 gene encoding protocadherin-16-like produces the protein MPGTSVVRVTAHDPDAGANGKVTYHTVPDGGSSFFTLNKDTGVISLSRSLHGKANSVIAMVITARDGGGLTAPVNARVNISVVAGSVAPPVFEQAQYFFTVSEDVLRGTEVGVVRASSKNGVFKDVTYTISAGDPDGYFMVDPETGALRTSLPLDHESRPFYNLEIQARSGSPPAFGETRVRVTIADVNDNAPIFFPSSSESLLLAEATKMGTVVYRVQAEDLDSGPNGQLSFDLMSAGVQRTFGVERSSGEIRLIGSLSYDSIPRYDLQVIAKDSGAPQLSATFSLVVHIQAENGQGPVFDTMTYRVELKENTPLNTNFLQVRALNRDPNGNGGSSKGSTLSSTIAYRLRPDGDAAGFGIAPDSGWLFVKSALDREAKDIYLLTVLATSGSGQMGKTGSATVRVSVTDENDNSPRFSQERVFLAVRENLPAGTGFGRVSATDRDAGLNSRLAYRLLHTDRFFQINSQTGEISTRAALDREQQSSYQLIVVVQDGGTPPRSATGTAHITVLDENDNAPAFSHTQPGRENLIQVQEGLPADSLLGTLHAKDPDEGENGTIFYSLSGSRAERFSLNPNTGELRSSSSLRRAEKAEYSFTVTAMDRGAPSQSSSAALRIQVIGSTRTPPNPNTLSMTLNSVEGAKPGSVIGSVRAHDQREMTLNGQVTYLVVGGTDHEGTFMVDRLTGDVYLARELDYEKGSRYTLQIEVDDFSKAYPTSHMVQLEINVKDSNDHAPEFPEDPVTIVIPENIQAGSSIYTFQAADKDGSGPNSEIRYSIQHQWPDIPDLFSLDPVTGVLKTRPRDGP, from the exons ATGCCCGGGACCTCTGTTGTCAGGGTAACGGCTCACGACCCAGATGCTGGTGCAAATGGTAAAGTGACATATCACACTGTCCCTGATGGAGGATCCAGTTTCTTTACCCTCAACAAGGACACAG GTGTGATCTCGCTGTCACGCTCACTGCATGGAAAGGCCAACTCTGTCATCGCCATGGTGATCACAGCACGGGACGGAGGCGGTCTCACAGCACCTGTCAATGCCAGAGTGAACATCAGCGTTGTGGCTGGATCAGTGGCACCTCCAGTGTTCGAGCAGGCGCAGTACTTCTTCACCGTCTCTGAGGACGTGCTCCGGGGGACCGAGGTTGGTGTAGTGAGGGCCAGCAGCAAGAATG GAGTCTTTAAGGATGTCACCTACACTATCTCTGCTGGGGATCCAGATGGTTATTTCATGGTTGATCCAGAAACTGGAGCGCTCAGAACAAGCCTTCCTCTGGACCATGAGTCACGACCCTTTTACAACTTGGAAATTCAAGCTCGCAGCGGTTCCCCTCCAGCTTTTGGAGAGACTCGCGTTCGAGTCACCATTGCAGATGTGAATGATAACGCCCCCATATTTTTCCCGTCATCGTCTGAGTCTCTGCTCCTAGCAGAAGCCACAAAAATGGGTACTGTGGTGTACCGCGTACAGGCGGAGGACCTCGACTCCGGCCCTAACGGACAGCTGAGCTTTGACCTGATGTCTGCCGGAGTGCAGCGCACATTTGGCGTGGAGCGTAGCAGTGGGGAAATCCGGCTAATTGGGAGTCTGTCGTATGACAGCATACCTCGCTATGACCTCCAAGTGATCGCAAAAGACAGTGGTGCACCTCAGCTCAGCGCTACGTTCAGCCTGGTGGTTCACATCCAGGCGGAGAACGGCCAGGGTCCTGTGTTTGACACAATGACCTACCGTGTGGAACTGAAGGAGAACACGCCACTCAACACAAACTTCTTACAGGTCCGGGCGCTCAATAGAGATCCCAATGGAAATGGAGGGTCGTCCAAAGGTTCCACATTATCTTCCACAATTGCATACCGGCTCCGGCCTGATGGGGACGCAGCAGGTTTTGGGATTGCCCCGGACAGTGGATGGCTGTTTGTTAAGAGTGCTTTAGACCGTGAGGCCAAGGATATTTACCTGTTGACTGTGCTCGCCACCTCTGGAAGCGGCCAGATGGGGAAGACCGGCAGCGCGACAGTGAGGGTTTCTGTCACAGATGAAAATGATAATTCTCCTCGTTTCTCTCAGGAGAGAGTGTTCTTGGCAGTGAGAGAGAACTTGCCTGCGGGAACTGGTTTCGGAAGGGTGTCTGCTACCGACCGCGACGCTGGCCTCAACAGCCGCCTTGCATACAGATTGCTCCACACGGACCGCTTCTTCCAAATCAATTCCCAGACTG GTGAAATCAGTACCAGAGCGGCTCTAGACcgtgagcaacagtccagttatcAGCTCATTGTGGTGGTTCAGGACGGTGGTACCCCTCCACGTAGTGCCACCGGAACAGCCCATATCACAGTGCTGGATGAGAACGACAACGCACCAGCATTCAGCCACACACAGCCTGGCAGGGAGAATCTCATTCAG GTTCAGGAGGGTCTTCCTGCCGATTCTTTATTAGGAACTCTACACGCTAAAGACCCAGATGAGGGAGAGAATGGCACTATTTTCTACTCATTATCAG GCTCTAGAGCGGAACGTTTCTCCTTGAACCCAAACACTGGAGAGCTGCGCTCCTCTTCCTCCCTGAGGCGAGCTGAAAAGGCAGAGTACAGCTTCACCGTCACTGCCATGGACCGTGGTGCTCCATCTCAGAGCTCTTCAGCTGCCTTACGTATACAG GTCATTGGCTCTACAAGGACTCCTCCAAATCCCAACACCTTATCCATGACTCTCAACTCAGTGGAGGGAGCCAAGCCAGGCTCTGTTATTGGCTCAGTTAGAGCACATGACCAGCGTGAAATGACCTTAAACGGTCAGGTGACCTACCTTGTAGTGGGAGGCACAGATCACGAAGGAACCTTTATGGTTGACCGTCTCACTGGAGATGTTTACTTGGCTAGAGAGCTGGATtatgaaaaagggtcacggtaTACTCTACAGATAGAAGTGGACGATTTCTCCAAGGCCTATCCAACCTCTCACATGGTTCAGCTGGAAATCAACGTGAAGGATAGTAATGACCACGCACCAGAGTTTCCAGAAGATCCAGTAACTATTGTTATTCCTGAGAACATACAAGCTGGCTCCTCCATTTACACCTTCCAGGCGGCTGATAAAGATGGCAGTGGACCCAACAGCGAGATACGTTATTCTATCCAACATCAGTGGCCTGACATCCCAGATCTCTTTAGTCTTGATCCCGTCACAGGAGTCTTAAAAACTAGGCCGAGAGATGGACCATGA